One Prevotella melaninogenica DNA window includes the following coding sequences:
- a CDS encoding site-specific integrase, protein MKQAKMKVLLYLKKSGLDKSGKAPIMGRITLGRSIAQFSCKLSCNPNLWNPRESRMDGKSREAVEINSRLESLLLSVQSAYQALLSKGYPFDATDVKELFQGSVQTRCMLIERLDIFIREKKEHVGIDIKRETISNYHTTRNNLRTFIEDKYKVEDLSFSQLTENFIYDFRDYYLNKLGFQQSSFYAVASQIKTICKLAYREGLADTLLFANVKIARGDKKLPKALDRRSLDKLMNTHFGELEEEMETARDLFVFACHTGAAYCDLMGLSKTHLVRDDEENLWMKFNRQKTGVLCRIKLLPEAIRIIEKYRSEERETLLPQMKYATYQSYLKALRLRVGIAFPFTTHTARHTFATLITLEQGVPIETVSKMLGHSNVSMTERYAKVTPQKLFEEFNRFLSFTEDMQMSI, encoded by the coding sequence ATGAAACAAGCGAAAATGAAGGTGTTGCTCTACCTCAAAAAGAGCGGTCTTGACAAGTCGGGCAAGGCTCCCATCATGGGACGTATCACACTTGGAAGGAGTATTGCGCAGTTCAGTTGTAAACTCTCCTGCAATCCTAATTTGTGGAATCCACGAGAGAGTAGGATGGACGGAAAGAGTCGTGAGGCGGTGGAGATAAACAGCAGGTTGGAGAGTTTGCTGTTGTCTGTTCAGTCGGCTTATCAAGCCTTACTTTCCAAAGGTTACCCTTTTGATGCAACCGACGTAAAGGAACTGTTTCAAGGCAGCGTACAGACACGATGTATGCTTATCGAACGATTGGATATTTTCATCAGGGAGAAGAAAGAACATGTTGGAATTGACATTAAGAGAGAAACGATTTCCAATTACCATACTACCCGTAATAATCTTCGTACATTTATCGAAGACAAGTATAAGGTGGAAGATCTGTCTTTCTCGCAACTTACAGAAAATTTCATTTATGATTTTAGGGACTACTACTTGAACAAATTAGGATTTCAGCAAAGTAGTTTCTATGCAGTTGCATCCCAAATAAAGACCATATGCAAGTTGGCATACCGTGAAGGATTGGCTGACACCTTATTATTTGCTAATGTAAAGATAGCAAGAGGTGATAAGAAACTCCCAAAGGCACTTGACAGACGTTCACTTGACAAACTAATGAATACCCACTTCGGAGAGTTGGAGGAAGAAATGGAAACAGCAAGGGATTTGTTTGTTTTTGCCTGTCATACAGGTGCAGCCTATTGTGATTTAATGGGATTAAGTAAGACACATCTTGTCCGTGATGATGAGGAAAATCTTTGGATGAAGTTCAATAGGCAGAAGACAGGTGTACTTTGCCGTATTAAGTTGTTGCCCGAAGCGATTAGGATAATAGAGAAGTATCGAAGCGAAGAAAGGGAAACGCTGCTGCCACAGATGAAGTATGCCACCTATCAATCGTATCTTAAAGCATTGCGCCTTAGAGTGGGCATTGCCTTTCCCTTTACCACGCATACGGCAAGGCACACCTTTGCTACGCTCATCACGCTTGAGCAAGGAGTTCCGATTGAAACTGTGAGCAAGATGCTCGGACATAGCAACGTAAGTATGACCGAGCGTTATGCAAAGGTTACACCCCAAAAACTCTTTGAGGAGTTTAATCGTTTTCTTTCTTTCACGGAGGATATGCAGATGAGTATTTAG
- a CDS encoding transposase: protein MKIQKISDITPTLPFTEFDFLQSYRESFAQSELGRIHSQLPLKELAAEYTNLSHKSKRGKKPLFSGEGEIALMFLKSYTGLSDDGLIEMLNGSIHMQMFCGVLIDPSCPIKDGKIVSAIRNRLGQFLDIDSFQGILYAKWKDNLKDKDLCLTDATCYESYLRFPTDIKLLWECCYWLHTLLVSECKHLSERIPRSKYNNIDKARLAYAKQRKHTASSTRKLRRRLLRLLSKLLSQWNRLRKQYSPCICLSAEQEKRLSAVREVCLQQSELFSGKEVKHRIVSIDRPYLRPIVRGKENKRVEFGAKVNNIQIDGISFIEHHSFEAFNEGVRLKLCIEYQESLTGIKVKRVGADSIYANNANRTMCTEKGITTCFTRKGPRPKEEAECLKTARKIIGNLRATVMEGSFGNQKQHYSLGRIKARNMFSERLLLFFGIHTANAAILAAREMARRVKKAA from the coding sequence GTGAAGATACAAAAAATTTCTGATATAACACCAACTTTGCCCTTTACAGAGTTCGATTTTTTACAGAGCTATCGTGAAAGCTTTGCACAAAGCGAACTTGGACGCATTCATTCCCAGCTCCCACTAAAGGAGTTGGCAGCAGAGTATACGAACCTTAGCCATAAGAGCAAGCGAGGCAAAAAGCCTCTTTTCTCGGGTGAAGGAGAAATAGCCCTAATGTTCCTTAAGTCATACACAGGTCTGTCTGACGATGGTCTGATAGAAATGCTTAACGGAAGCATCCACATGCAGATGTTCTGTGGTGTTCTGATAGACCCCTCCTGTCCCATCAAGGATGGAAAGATTGTAAGTGCCATACGCAATCGTCTTGGTCAGTTTCTTGACATAGACAGCTTTCAGGGCATATTGTATGCCAAATGGAAAGACAACCTTAAAGACAAAGACCTGTGCTTGACGGATGCAACCTGTTACGAGAGCTACCTGCGTTTTCCTACGGATATCAAGCTGCTCTGGGAGTGTTGTTATTGGCTTCACACTCTGCTGGTCTCCGAGTGTAAACACCTCTCAGAGCGTATTCCGAGAAGCAAGTATAATAATATTGACAAGGCCAGGCTTGCATACGCTAAGCAGCGCAAGCACACAGCCTCGTCCACGCGCAAGCTCAGGAGAAGACTCCTGAGGCTTCTGTCCAAACTCCTGTCCCAATGGAATCGTCTGCGTAAACAGTACAGTCCTTGCATCTGTCTGTCGGCAGAACAAGAAAAGCGGCTGTCCGCTGTGCGTGAGGTATGCCTCCAACAGTCAGAACTATTCTCCGGCAAGGAAGTCAAGCACCGTATCGTCAGCATCGACCGCCCCTACCTCCGTCCTATTGTCAGAGGCAAGGAAAACAAGCGTGTAGAGTTTGGGGCAAAGGTCAACAACATACAGATAGACGGCATATCATTCATAGAGCACCACAGCTTTGAGGCATTCAACGAGGGTGTCCGTCTTAAGCTATGTATAGAATATCAAGAATCTTTGACGGGAATCAAAGTCAAGCGTGTAGGTGCCGATTCCATATACGCCAACAATGCCAACCGCACTATGTGTACAGAAAAAGGCATAACGACCTGTTTCACTAGAAAAGGTCCAAGACCCAAAGAAGAAGCTGAATGTCTCAAGACAGCGAGAAAGATTATTGGAAACCTCAGAGCTACGGTAATGGAGGGTAGCTTTGGAAATCAAAAGCAACACTATAGCCTTGGACGCATCAAGGCACGCAATATGTTTAGCGAGAGGCTACTACTCTTCTTCGGAATCCATACAGCAAATGCTGCCATTCTTGCCGCAAGGGAGATGGCTCGGAGGGTGAAGAAGGCTGCCTAA